The Belonocnema kinseyi isolate 2016_QV_RU_SX_M_011 chromosome 10, B_treatae_v1, whole genome shotgun sequence genome has a window encoding:
- the LOC117181585 gene encoding trypsin 3A1-like isoform X3, translating to MNTNILIILTLFVTTNASWIQPPYLNLTPKNFSKSDSRIVGGVNANIADFPHQVSIQKFGSHICGGSIISKNWIITAAHCVQSPLAKFYKIRSGSTFFDQGGTIHSISSIISHDKYDEKRVLNDIALIEVKTHFKLRKKLRRAIKLGNSRKKANPGTLAYVTGWGVTEEEGAVSKILQKVKVPIISGTKCASYFGPLPKGQICAGYEEGGRDSCQGDSGGPLSVGNLLVGIVSWGLGCAKPRLPGVYAEISYYRDWIKEKSGV from the exons ATGAAcactaatattttaattattctaactcTTTTTGTTACAACGAATG CCTCTTGGATTCAACCCCCTTACTTGAATCTAACACCAAAGAACTTCTCAAAAAGTGATTCACGCATCGTCGGTGGTGTAAATGCAAATATTGCTGATTTTCCTCATCAGGTATCTATCCAAAAATTCGGATCACATATTTGTGGAGGCAgcatcatttctaaaaattggataaTTACCGCTGCACATTGTGTACAGAGTCCTTTAGCCAAATTCTACAAAATACGAAGTGGTTCGACATTTTTCGATCAAGGTGGTACCATTCACTCAATAAGCAGCATAATTTCCCACGATAAATACGatgaaaaaagagttttaaatgaCATAGCGCTGATTGAAGTAAAGACTCacttcaaattaagaaaaaaacttcgACGGGCAATCAAACTTGGCAATTCGAGAAAAAAGGCCAATCCTGGTACTCTAGCTTACGTCACTGGATGGGGAGTCACAGAAGAAGAAGGTGCTGTATCTAAAATTTTACAGAAGGTTAAAGTTCCTATAATATCTGGGACAAAATGTGCATCTTATTTCGGCCCTttgccaaaaggacaaatttgtgCTGGATATGAAGAGGGTGGTCGCGACTCCTGCCAAGGTGATTCAGGTGGGCCTCTAAGTGTCGGAAACTTACTTGTTGGAATTGTATCTTGGGGGCTTGGATGTGCTAAACCTCGCCTGCCTGGTGTTTATGCAGAGATTTCGTACTATCGGGATTGGATAAAGGAAAAGAGTGGGGTTTAA
- the LOC117181585 gene encoding trypsin 3A1-like isoform X1: protein MNTNILIILTLFVTTNAFKIPRHTHLNALAEGNFLANGSRIVGGANTVISKYPHQISIQEHGFHFCGGSIISDEWIITAGHCVVQSENKTLTIRSGSTLTSEGGIIDNVTEIIIHEEYYVDEFGAAHNDVALIRVTFLNLNGRTRRAIKLNDVGETVRPGTRADVTGWGIIKEGQEDVPWVLQKVKVPILSSTRCKDLLGSIVQKGEICAGYEEGGRSSCQASWIPYIPNINALSGKNILITDSLIVGRLNGSITEFPQKALVPYNSENHHGGRIISKK, encoded by the exons ATGAAcactaatattttaattattctaactcTTTTTGTTACAACGAATG CCTTCAAGATTCCTCGACACACTCACTTAAATGCATTAGCAGAAGGCAACTTCTTAGCCAATGGTTCACGTATCGTGGGTGGAGCGAATACAGTTATTTCGAAATACCCCCATCAAATAAGTATACAAGAACACGGATTTCACTTTTGTGGAGGAAGCATCATATCCGATGAGTGGATAATTACTGCCGGGCATTGTGTTGTCCAGTCTGAGAACAAGACCTTAACAATACGGAGTGGTTCGACTCTTACATCAGAGGGCGGTATTATTGACAATGTAACAGAAATAATTATTCATGAAGAGTACTATGTGGATGAATTTGGAGCAGCTCATAATGACGTAGCACTGATTCGAGTAACTTTTCTTAATTTGAACGGAAGAACCAGGCGGGCAATTAAACTGAATGATGTTGGAGAGACGGTACGTCCAGGTACTAGGGCAGACGTCACCGGATGGGGAATCATAAAAGAGGGTCAAGAAGATGTACCTTGGGTTCTGCAAAAGGTCAAAGTGCCAATACTATCGTCTACAAGATGCAAAGATTTGTTAGGCTCCATTGTGCAGAAGGGGGAAATATGTGCTGGATACGAAGAAGGAGGTCGTAGTTCATGCCAAG ccTCTTGGATCCCTTACATCCCCAACATCAATGCACTATCAGGAAAGAATATCTTAATCACTGATTCACTTATTGTAGGAAGATTGAATGGAAGTATTACCGAATTTCCTCAGAAAGCACTTGTTCCATATAATAGCGAAAATCATCATGGAGGCAGAATTATctcaaaaaaatga
- the LOC117181585 gene encoding trypsin 3A1-like isoform X2 gives MNTNILIILTLFVTTNAFKIPRHTHLNALAEGNFLANGSRIVGGANTVISKYPHQISIQEHGFHFCGGSIISDEWIITAGHCVVQSENKTLTIRSGSTLTSEGGIIDNVTEIIIHEEYYVDEFGAAHNDVALIRVTFLNLNGRTRRAIKLNDVGETVRPGTRADVTGWGIIKEGQEDVPWVLQKVKVPILSSTRCKDLLGSIVQKGEICAGYEEGGRSSCQGDSGGSLMVRKILVGIVSYGQGCARPRKPGVYADVAYFRDWIRNKTRI, from the exons ATGAAcactaatattttaattattctaactcTTTTTGTTACAACGAATG CCTTCAAGATTCCTCGACACACTCACTTAAATGCATTAGCAGAAGGCAACTTCTTAGCCAATGGTTCACGTATCGTGGGTGGAGCGAATACAGTTATTTCGAAATACCCCCATCAAATAAGTATACAAGAACACGGATTTCACTTTTGTGGAGGAAGCATCATATCCGATGAGTGGATAATTACTGCCGGGCATTGTGTTGTCCAGTCTGAGAACAAGACCTTAACAATACGGAGTGGTTCGACTCTTACATCAGAGGGCGGTATTATTGACAATGTAACAGAAATAATTATTCATGAAGAGTACTATGTGGATGAATTTGGAGCAGCTCATAATGACGTAGCACTGATTCGAGTAACTTTTCTTAATTTGAACGGAAGAACCAGGCGGGCAATTAAACTGAATGATGTTGGAGAGACGGTACGTCCAGGTACTAGGGCAGACGTCACCGGATGGGGAATCATAAAAGAGGGTCAAGAAGATGTACCTTGGGTTCTGCAAAAGGTCAAAGTGCCAATACTATCGTCTACAAGATGCAAAGATTTGTTAGGCTCCATTGTGCAGAAGGGGGAAATATGTGCTGGATACGAAGAAGGAGGTCGTAGTTCATGCCAAGGTGATTCAGGTGGTTCATTAATGGTCAGGAAAATTCTTGTTGGTATTGTTTCTTATGGTCAAGGATGTGCCAGGCCTCGGAAACCGGGTGTTTATGCTGATGTCGCTTATTTTCGTGATTGGATAAGAAATAAAACGAGGATTTAA